The window ACAGGAACTTATTCAGGCGATACGAGATGGCTTTGATGTGGCAACAGGATCAAGATTGATGAAGGAGAGTGATGTTACGCGCTCTTTCAAGCGCACCATATTGAGCAGGGGATATAACTTCCTTGTGCGACTCCTGCTCAAATCAAAGATCAGAGATCACCAGTGCGGATTCAAGGCGTTTAGACGTGATATGCTATTTGAGATCATCGATGAACTTGAGGATGAGCACTGGTTCTGGGATACCGAGCTTCTCGTTCTTGCCCAGAAAAAAGGCTATCGTATCTATGAGTTTCCGGTGAAATGGGTAGACGGTGAGATGACAAAGGTCAATCTATCAAGTGATACTTTCGAGATGGGGTCAAAGATCTTTGCC of the Candidatus Syntrophoarchaeum caldarius genome contains:
- a CDS encoding dolichol-P-glucose synthetase; the encoded protein is MITEVSLVLPAYNEAERIVRCVERAVETLEKITPSFEVIIAEDGSTDETPSLAAELADTYAQVRHLHSDTRLGRAGGMVRAFRVAEGEILAFMDVDLATDLSHLQELIQAIRDGFDVATGSRLMKESDVTRSFKRTILSRGYNFLVRLLLKSKIRDHQCGFKAFRRDMLFEIIDELEDEHWFWDTELLVLAQKKGYRIYEFPVKWVDGEMTKVNLSSDTFEMGSKIFAMRRRIKR